The following proteins come from a genomic window of Alicyclobacillus dauci:
- a CDS encoding DHA2 family efflux MFS transporter permease subunit, translating into MNNVESSTNSSVRVGPIFGVMIAGAFVAFLNQTLINVALPQIMERLQISATTADWLTTIFMLVNGIVIPITAFLIERFTTRQLYTASMGLFTLGTLVCGIAPNFGVILVGRVVQAAGAGILFPLVTNVIFTLFPAERRGMAMGIFGVAINFAPAIGPTLSGWVVQSHSWRVLFFIIFPIALIDVIVALFLVKNVSETSRPKLDTLGVILSTVGFGGLLYGFAMAGTKGWGSTDVLTFFIAGGVAIALFLWRQMVVGHPILEFRIFRYKMFSLTTVINVVVTMAMFAGMILMPIYMQTVRGFSPILSGLMLLPGGIIMGIMSPITGRLFDKIGARWLSVVGLAITVLTTYALARLQVNTSFTYVTVVYTARMFGMSILMMPIFTAGLNELPLTLNRYGTAMVNTLRMMAGAMGMAFFVSIMTNRAKTHTQDLMLKEHVASTDKVHMMIAANHGMVMAINDAFFVATTLSLFAFALSFFIRKTSPMEDTISNRPRKARVSRSAHHSLAIEK; encoded by the coding sequence ATGAATAATGTGGAATCATCCACCAACTCATCTGTTCGAGTTGGACCTATTTTCGGGGTTATGATTGCTGGGGCATTCGTTGCCTTTTTAAACCAAACTTTGATTAACGTTGCATTACCGCAGATTATGGAACGACTCCAAATATCAGCAACGACGGCGGACTGGCTTACAACCATCTTTATGTTGGTCAACGGGATCGTCATTCCCATTACCGCATTCCTGATAGAGCGATTTACAACCAGACAATTGTATACCGCGTCGATGGGATTGTTTACCTTGGGAACGCTGGTCTGTGGGATAGCTCCGAATTTTGGAGTCATCCTCGTCGGGCGGGTCGTGCAGGCTGCAGGTGCGGGTATTCTCTTTCCCTTGGTTACCAACGTCATTTTTACACTGTTTCCAGCGGAACGTCGCGGGATGGCAATGGGGATTTTTGGCGTTGCTATCAACTTCGCTCCCGCTATTGGACCGACATTGTCGGGCTGGGTTGTTCAGAGTCACTCATGGCGTGTCTTGTTTTTCATCATTTTCCCAATCGCACTGATTGATGTCATTGTCGCTTTATTCCTCGTCAAGAATGTTTCAGAAACAAGTCGTCCAAAGCTGGATACTTTGGGTGTTATCCTTTCAACCGTCGGGTTTGGCGGACTATTGTACGGTTTTGCTATGGCTGGCACAAAAGGGTGGGGCAGTACAGATGTCCTAACATTTTTCATTGCCGGTGGCGTAGCCATCGCCCTTTTCCTGTGGAGACAGATGGTTGTGGGACACCCCATTCTCGAGTTTCGTATTTTCCGGTACAAAATGTTTTCACTAACGACGGTAATCAATGTTGTCGTTACGATGGCCATGTTTGCTGGCATGATTTTGATGCCCATTTATATGCAAACCGTTCGTGGTTTTTCGCCTATCTTGTCTGGGTTGATGCTGTTACCGGGTGGAATTATCATGGGTATCATGTCGCCAATCACCGGACGATTGTTCGATAAAATCGGTGCAAGATGGCTGTCCGTTGTGGGCCTGGCCATCACAGTGCTGACCACCTATGCCCTGGCGCGACTGCAGGTCAACACAAGCTTTACGTATGTAACGGTTGTTTATACTGCACGGATGTTCGGAATGTCTATTTTGATGATGCCGATATTTACAGCCGGGCTGAATGAATTGCCGCTGACCTTAAATCGATATGGTACGGCGATGGTGAATACCCTGCGGATGATGGCAGGCGCAATGGGTATGGCATTCTTTGTATCGATCATGACGAACAGAGCAAAAACACACACCCAGGACTTGATGCTGAAGGAACACGTTGCTTCAACGGACAAAGTCCACATGATGATTGCAGCGAACCACGGTATGGTAATGGCCATCAACGATGCGTTCTTTGTTGCAACAACTTTAAGCTTGTTCGCATTCGCTCTGTCTTTCTTCATTCGCAAGACTTCTCCCATGGAGGACACGATTTCAAATCGGCCGCGTAAGGCACGGGTTTCCCGTTCTGCCCATCATAGTCTTGCGATCGAGAAATGA
- a CDS encoding heavy-metal-associated domain-containing protein — translation MTTMTISTITLEGVTCANCANSVSNALHSVQGVENFDVDLFDQITTITYDDDQTSSSIIRSTIEQSNCDVH, via the coding sequence ATGACGACTATGACGATCTCGACCATCACCCTGGAGGGTGTCACCTGTGCCAACTGTGCGAACTCTGTTTCAAACGCATTGCACAGTGTTCAAGGTGTGGAAAACTTCGACGTTGACCTGTTTGACCAAATCACAACCATTACTTACGACGATGATCAAACGAGCAGTTCGATCATCCGCTCAACAATTGAGCAATCCAATTGCGATGTTCACTGA
- a CDS encoding 3-ketoacyl-ACP reductase, producing MSTKLQGKNALITGAGKGIGRAIAEQLASEGVNLGLISRTSADLESLAGSIREKYNVKASVAIADVGDRKQVETAVNQISHELGNIDILINNAGTAKFGTVIDMDVEEWEQMIRVNLLGTYYVTRAVLPGMMDQNYGDIINVSSTAGERGAATTSAYSASKFGVMGFSESLMQEVRKNNIRVVALAPSTVNTDLAKAAGLKIGDEDRQMQPSDIAELVLSILSLPQRVVVKNASIIMTNPQ from the coding sequence GTGTCGACAAAGTTACAGGGAAAGAACGCCCTAATCACTGGTGCAGGAAAAGGTATTGGTAGAGCAATAGCGGAACAGTTGGCGTCTGAGGGTGTCAATTTGGGCCTCATCTCCAGGACGTCAGCAGACTTGGAAAGCCTGGCCGGATCCATCCGCGAAAAGTACAACGTGAAGGCTAGCGTCGCGATCGCGGACGTTGGAGACCGGAAACAAGTTGAAACAGCTGTCAATCAGATATCTCACGAGCTTGGGAACATTGATATTCTCATTAACAACGCAGGAACGGCGAAATTTGGAACAGTCATCGACATGGATGTTGAAGAGTGGGAACAGATGATTCGAGTGAACCTGCTTGGTACATATTACGTGACTCGAGCGGTCCTGCCGGGTATGATGGACCAAAATTATGGTGACATCATAAACGTGAGTTCCACAGCTGGTGAACGAGGAGCCGCCACAACGTCGGCCTATTCGGCTTCCAAGTTCGGTGTTATGGGTTTCTCGGAATCACTGATGCAAGAAGTGCGTAAAAACAACATTCGTGTTGTGGCGCTGGCGCCGAGCACGGTGAATACAGATCTCGCGAAGGCTGCCGGACTAAAGATTGGCGATGAAGATCGACAAATGCAGCCTAGTGATATCGCTGAGCTGGTGCTATCCATCTTGTCGTTGCCTCAGCGGGTCGTCGTCAAAAATGCCAGTATCATTATGACGAATCCTCAATAG
- a CDS encoding MarR family winged helix-turn-helix transcriptional regulator, with protein MRSFRQVHRAMFHLMRVEADTLGLTPVQIMVIHAIKEEPNISLNELADRLQMGCSTVSGVVKRLVEAKILERERVEEDQRTIAMRLTDKGQDLEEQAYGDDSLISQAVLRFLELPDDDLDRLLQIHQRLIDILRGETDRKS; from the coding sequence ATGCGCTCATTTCGACAGGTCCATCGCGCCATGTTTCACCTAATGCGGGTTGAAGCGGATACACTAGGCTTGACGCCCGTTCAAATAATGGTGATTCACGCCATCAAGGAAGAGCCAAATATTAGTTTGAATGAGCTGGCGGATCGATTGCAAATGGGATGTAGTACTGTAAGCGGTGTGGTCAAACGGTTGGTTGAAGCAAAAATTCTTGAACGCGAGCGGGTTGAGGAAGATCAACGAACAATTGCCATGCGTTTAACCGACAAGGGACAGGATCTGGAGGAGCAAGCGTACGGAGACGATTCTTTGATCTCGCAGGCCGTCTTAAGATTCCTCGAGTTGCCAGATGACGATTTGGACCGATTACTCCAAATACACCAGCGACTTATCGATATATTGCGTGGAGAAACGGATCGAAAGTCGTGA
- a CDS encoding metal-sulfur cluster assembly factor: protein MVDLNKVRDELKTVIDPEIGVNIVDLGLIYDISEPKPGQVNIKMTLTTPECPLHEGFLDAVEGAAVHVTGVEYVKVDVVFDPPWNPDMMNQETRHALGI from the coding sequence ATGGTCGACCTGAACAAGGTTCGCGATGAACTCAAGACAGTCATCGACCCCGAAATTGGGGTGAACATAGTTGACCTGGGACTCATTTACGACATTTCGGAACCGAAACCGGGGCAGGTTAACATTAAAATGACGTTAACTACACCTGAGTGCCCACTACACGAAGGTTTTCTGGACGCAGTGGAAGGGGCAGCTGTACATGTTACAGGAGTGGAATACGTCAAAGTGGACGTTGTCTTTGATCCGCCATGGAATCCAGACATGATGAACCAGGAAACCCGTCACGCGTTAGGAATTTGA
- a CDS encoding alpha/beta-type small acid-soluble spore protein, translating to MTNNNQKLVSNAARALEQMKYEIASEFGVQLGAETTARQNGSVGGEITKRLVAFAEQSLSGK from the coding sequence ATGACGAATAACAATCAAAAGCTGGTCTCAAACGCGGCACGTGCGCTAGAGCAAATGAAATACGAAATTGCATCCGAGTTTGGTGTCCAATTGGGTGCAGAGACCACAGCTCGCCAGAATGGCTCAGTTGGCGGTGAGATCACCAAGCGTTTAGTAGCATTCGCGGAACAATCACTTTCCGGAAAGTAA
- a CDS encoding CoA-binding protein, translated as MNVSDETLADLMSNARVIASVGVVSNPLTTGYRVAEYQQSQGYKVIGVNHDKDMILGHPTVHSVTDIGEPVDIVNVLAHPSEIAQVADAAIQSGAKALWLEPGIENKEAEERAMQAGLTVVSNRSFEREHRRLLADKDF; from the coding sequence GTGAATGTATCCGATGAAACGTTGGCAGATCTGATGAGCAATGCACGTGTTATCGCTTCCGTCGGCGTGGTTTCAAATCCTTTGACAACAGGGTATCGCGTGGCTGAATACCAGCAGTCACAAGGTTACAAGGTGATCGGGGTGAACCATGACAAAGACATGATTCTCGGTCATCCAACTGTTCATTCGGTTACTGATATCGGTGAGCCTGTGGATATTGTGAATGTTCTCGCACACCCAAGCGAAATTGCTCAAGTCGCAGACGCGGCCATTCAGTCGGGGGCTAAAGCTCTGTGGCTAGAACCTGGAATAGAGAATAAGGAAGCGGAAGAACGAGCCATGCAGGCTGGATTAACAGTCGTATCAAACCGATCGTTCGAACGAGAACACCGGCGACTGCTGGCGGATAAAGATTTCTAA
- a CDS encoding GrpB family protein, giving the protein MTRWTTIPVHLAKDLRPWQVVYMICFAVFGTFANLYVGPPTLEQVFSLVYLLISAASLFIVLPNFRRVLFRKYDPLRTHRFSGAPVALTGTRIYLYILIPMCFVAVLQTFSAISSSFLQFDQTNVSSQPQVQDYITPVLAGMEEVWRWCMIGTVIVIGRMICRRWWSIPSVRGTIFTIAVIASSLGFGSGHIMEFTSHRFRALLLFSGLGAILALMTVITGRILLVMCVHIAYDLWVTVLSTVGGNDVVLGIILYIALLLAPLATIIWRKRLFRWVADREDVVRLEPYNESWPGMYAEEAEQLQTVFRRRKPFQMNHIGSTAVPGMVANACIDIQVGLQRPKLRGRERRHLERIGYEVIGTRGVFGRLLLRKGSTPPIHLHIVEAYGPLAHSNIRIRDYLRVHPDDAMSFGDAKVQIVQDGVTDLPSYTNKKKPLFKWLIHATYSDTTL; this is encoded by the coding sequence ATGACTCGCTGGACAACCATTCCGGTTCACCTTGCGAAAGACCTGCGTCCATGGCAGGTTGTTTACATGATATGCTTTGCAGTCTTTGGAACGTTTGCGAATTTATACGTCGGTCCACCAACACTGGAGCAGGTATTTAGTTTGGTGTACCTCCTTATCAGTGCGGCGTCTTTATTTATCGTATTACCGAATTTCCGAAGAGTCCTATTTCGCAAGTACGATCCGCTTCGAACTCACCGATTTTCGGGTGCGCCCGTAGCCCTTACTGGTACGCGCATATACTTGTACATTCTTATTCCCATGTGCTTCGTTGCCGTCCTGCAGACGTTTAGTGCGATCAGTAGTTCGTTTTTGCAGTTTGACCAAACGAATGTCTCTTCGCAGCCTCAGGTACAGGACTATATCACCCCTGTCCTTGCGGGAATGGAAGAGGTTTGGCGTTGGTGCATGATCGGGACGGTCATTGTCATTGGACGAATGATATGCCGTCGGTGGTGGTCTATTCCGTCAGTGCGGGGAACAATTTTTACCATTGCCGTGATTGCGAGTTCCCTCGGCTTTGGTTCGGGGCACATTATGGAATTTACGTCGCATCGTTTTCGAGCACTTCTTTTGTTTAGCGGCCTCGGTGCAATCTTGGCACTCATGACGGTTATTACGGGCCGTATTCTGCTCGTTATGTGCGTACATATTGCCTATGACTTGTGGGTGACAGTGCTGAGTACGGTTGGCGGCAATGACGTGGTGCTCGGCATCATTCTTTATATCGCGCTCTTGTTGGCTCCTCTCGCAACAATTATTTGGAGAAAGCGATTGTTTCGGTGGGTAGCGGATCGAGAAGATGTCGTGAGATTAGAGCCGTACAATGAAAGCTGGCCTGGGATGTACGCGGAGGAAGCGGAACAGTTGCAAACTGTCTTTCGACGTCGCAAGCCATTCCAAATGAACCACATTGGCAGCACTGCGGTGCCTGGAATGGTTGCGAATGCTTGCATCGATATCCAAGTCGGCTTACAGCGGCCGAAGCTGCGTGGCCGCGAACGGCGCCATCTTGAGCGTATTGGCTATGAGGTTATCGGTACAAGAGGGGTATTCGGGCGTCTTCTCTTACGTAAGGGATCAACACCGCCAATACACCTTCACATTGTCGAGGCATATGGCCCCTTGGCCCACTCCAACATACGCATTCGGGATTATTTACGTGTTCATCCAGACGATGCAATGTCGTTTGGTGACGCGAAGGTGCAGATCGTTCAGGATGGTGTAACGGATTTGCCTAGTTATACAAATAAAAAGAAGCCGCTATTTAAGTGGCTAATCCATGCTACATATTCAGACACAACGTTATAG
- a CDS encoding DUF1540 domain-containing protein — MSVDVKCSVSNCYFWKDDNNCGAPAIMVTVDQQANARFNEEIADEIMVDLESQESASSSLHTCCHTFRKRS; from the coding sequence ATGTCGGTTGATGTAAAGTGTAGCGTTTCGAACTGTTACTTTTGGAAAGATGACAATAACTGCGGTGCGCCGGCCATTATGGTGACGGTGGACCAACAGGCGAACGCGAGGTTCAATGAGGAAATAGCGGATGAAATTATGGTCGATTTAGAGAGCCAGGAGTCGGCCAGTAGCTCCCTGCATACGTGCTGTCACACATTCCGTAAACGATCTTAA
- a CDS encoding spore coat protein produces the protein MNSLMIHETTELNELLMSCTNSINSMGLFLSQVQCQELKSIIEKHMKGHIQDYNMKVEWATKGTSHDTLDVPTMPPAVRMTGVADMQKTTPNPNTTKLDDRAIATSYLLTLKRAGREYAWATFECANPELRKFLEDAFTMCSRHAYEVSGYMIRKGYYPIQEAPNTYVQELSGTYESVQNSGFVH, from the coding sequence ATGAACTCGTTAATGATTCATGAAACGACCGAACTGAATGAACTTCTCATGAGTTGTACGAACAGTATTAACTCAATGGGATTGTTTCTCAGTCAAGTCCAGTGCCAAGAATTGAAGTCCATCATTGAAAAGCACATGAAGGGGCACATTCAAGATTACAACATGAAAGTAGAGTGGGCTACGAAGGGCACCTCTCATGACACGCTAGACGTGCCCACAATGCCACCAGCCGTGAGAATGACCGGAGTGGCAGATATGCAGAAGACCACTCCGAATCCGAACACGACAAAGTTGGACGATAGGGCGATAGCGACATCGTATTTATTGACACTAAAACGAGCCGGTAGGGAATACGCGTGGGCCACATTTGAATGTGCAAACCCTGAACTCAGGAAGTTCCTGGAGGATGCCTTTACGATGTGTTCGCGCCACGCTTATGAAGTGAGCGGGTATATGATCAGAAAAGGCTACTATCCTATACAGGAAGCTCCAAACACGTACGTACAGGAACTATCGGGAACGTATGAGTCCGTTCAAAACAGCGGTTTTGTCCACTGA
- a CDS encoding ATP-binding protein, producing the protein MLDGQALDILQRIVQSRRVKNATNKALKLLVDTIDVNTFFIAVSDGVKNQVIQAYNRNSILVRENANLPLTNSHYNLDCRKDLSSLHINEPREHPGTAVVPFAISLAEGNAVVAPILPEGHDVFGTLCVLDKNPLSLSDAHLELLSFVADMIGNAIDIEVAHYKNTHIHSILQALFKNNPNAVLLFNGEGLVDDVNPACLELFGPFNSNNPLYEYLANIKSRHVETNGPALELKLPDKHGNLLDCLVSILTLSNLELKEGFCVIVQDISAVKRLNDVYSTTERLSTLGQLAAGIAHDIRNPVTIAKGFAQLLLESNLSSQQTSYVELIHSSVQQVENIVTEFLEIGKPHATNMQLCNIAKLLDAVVNMLNAEAALMNVSMFVSKLSNEMIVLGSEHQLKQVLLNVLKNAIEASPKDSYIEIGLSYESEGRISISIKDNGNGIPEHILGRIGEPFFTTKEKGTGLGLLVCRKIVEAHNGVLKLSNNKLGGATVNVVLPEYHRKPGEFKI; encoded by the coding sequence ATGTTAGACGGTCAGGCTCTAGATATTCTACAACGGATCGTTCAAAGTAGACGTGTGAAAAACGCAACAAACAAGGCGTTGAAATTGCTCGTGGATACCATTGATGTAAATACATTTTTCATTGCGGTATCAGATGGAGTGAAGAATCAAGTTATACAGGCTTATAATCGAAATTCCATTTTAGTTCGTGAAAATGCAAACCTCCCATTAACAAATTCACATTACAACTTGGACTGTCGGAAAGACCTATCTTCTTTACATATAAATGAGCCGCGTGAGCATCCTGGCACTGCAGTCGTTCCCTTCGCCATCTCATTGGCGGAAGGCAATGCTGTAGTGGCACCGATTCTTCCGGAAGGCCATGATGTCTTCGGTACCCTCTGTGTCCTTGACAAAAATCCTCTGTCCCTAAGCGACGCTCATTTGGAATTGTTATCATTCGTGGCCGACATGATTGGAAACGCCATTGACATTGAAGTCGCTCATTATAAAAACACACACATTCATTCAATATTACAGGCATTATTTAAAAATAATCCCAATGCGGTACTCCTGTTTAATGGAGAGGGGCTCGTAGACGACGTGAATCCAGCGTGTCTCGAACTGTTCGGTCCATTTAACTCCAACAACCCTTTATATGAATATCTCGCCAACATCAAATCAAGGCACGTTGAAACGAACGGTCCCGCTTTGGAACTAAAACTACCGGACAAACACGGAAATCTATTAGACTGTCTGGTTTCGATTCTCACTCTATCAAATCTGGAATTAAAGGAAGGGTTCTGCGTTATCGTTCAGGACATCAGTGCGGTGAAACGTCTCAACGATGTTTATAGCACAACCGAAAGACTGTCTACGCTCGGACAACTGGCGGCTGGAATCGCTCACGATATTCGCAATCCCGTTACCATCGCGAAGGGGTTTGCACAGCTTTTGCTGGAATCGAACTTATCATCACAACAGACATCATATGTGGAACTCATTCATTCATCCGTACAGCAGGTTGAGAATATCGTGACAGAGTTTTTGGAGATCGGCAAGCCCCACGCGACCAACATGCAATTGTGCAACATTGCTAAGTTGCTTGATGCCGTCGTGAATATGCTAAATGCTGAGGCCGCGCTCATGAATGTATCCATGTTTGTCTCTAAGTTGTCGAACGAGATGATTGTTTTAGGTTCTGAACACCAACTCAAACAAGTCCTGTTAAACGTCCTAAAAAATGCGATTGAGGCGAGTCCAAAGGATAGTTATATCGAGATCGGATTGAGTTATGAATCAGAGGGACGTATCTCCATCTCGATAAAGGACAATGGGAACGGAATTCCTGAGCACATCCTTGGACGTATCGGTGAACCTTTCTTCACGACAAAAGAAAAAGGAACAGGACTAGGACTTCTGGTGTGCCGAAAGATCGTCGAGGCCCATAACGGGGTCCTTAAGTTATCCAACAACAAATTGGGCGGAGCCACGGTTAACGTCGTGCTGCCAGAATATCATAGAAAACCCGGTGAGTTTAAGATCTAG
- a CDS encoding MarR family transcriptional regulator, translating to MANLMRIQADKLDLTPVQIMILRILEEKPNLSLSELSERVQLGCSTVSVVVKRLVEDGVLERERLEQDQRTVAIRLTDKGRELNKQAFGEDSLLTLALQRFVRLPEKHIDTLLALHRELNAILSTEGELPE from the coding sequence ATGGCAAACTTGATGCGCATTCAGGCAGACAAGTTGGATCTGACCCCAGTCCAGATCATGATCCTACGTATTTTGGAAGAAAAGCCAAACTTGTCACTAAGTGAGCTTTCCGAACGCGTTCAATTGGGCTGCAGTACAGTGAGTGTTGTTGTGAAACGCCTTGTTGAAGATGGCGTACTTGAACGTGAACGTTTGGAACAGGACCAACGGACGGTTGCCATTCGTTTGACAGACAAGGGTCGGGAGTTAAACAAGCAGGCGTTTGGTGAGGACTCCTTGCTAACGTTAGCCCTTCAGCGATTTGTTCGTCTGCCCGAGAAACATATAGATACACTCTTGGCATTACACAGAGAACTAAATGCAATTCTCAGTACGGAGGGAGAGTTACCAGAATGA